Below is a window of Veillonella rodentium DNA.
ATATCGTACAGACTAATGTCCGCATCATCCGTAGACACCGCATTAAATACGACTACATGGTCCCGGATATTAGCTTCCTCACAAACCTGAATCATACGCGCTCCATTGCGCAACGACACCCATAACGGATGAGTCACTACAATGCACCGGTTCACCAAATCGAGAATCGATTCAATTCCCTTACCGATACCGGCAGGCGCATCAATAAGGACATAATCATATCTATCAGCTAAATATTTAATGAGTTTCTTATACTTCTTTCGTCCCATATCCTCCCAGCGAAGCTTTTGACTAGCCGGCAGAAAATCCAGATTATCACCGATAGGTAATATGGCATCCTCTGCATATTCCTTATGTTCAATCACATCCAAAGCGTCATAAAACACTTCATCCGCCACGCCTAATACGAGATCCAAATCGCGTAATCCAAAATCTCCATCACAGAGCAGTACGCGATGCCCTGCATTACTTAAAGCCGCACCCAGACAAGCGGTAACGGTCGTTTTCCCAACC
It encodes the following:
- a CDS encoding AAA family ATPase → MGEIIGVVSGKGGVGKTTVTACLGAALSNAGHRVLLCDGDFGLRDLDLVLGVADEVFYDALDVIEHKEYAEDAILPIGDNLDFLPASQKLRWEDMGRKKYKKLIKYLADRYDYVLIDAPAGIGKGIESILDLVNRCIVVTHPLWVSLRNGARMIQVCEEANIRDHVVVFNAVSTDDADISLYDMLDVIRSEYVGAMIPYDEKVLRYTQNGTLFDLLRTDAADLLKPLVDYVISGNTWDEQDILDRFNTYAEKRRRAKESTPMSTLASSGNTFFEGNRPVRYINRNGWTTQRLVLDAKQSLWRRIKLK